Proteins found in one Armatimonadia bacterium genomic segment:
- a CDS encoding FliM/FliN family flagellar motor switch protein, with amino-acid sequence MHGSASTPPQVQPYDLSRPCPLRPEELSRLQVAAADFTRSFSALAGEYLGVSAQFHVRSVGRSDNLLSATGDSSVWVVASGLESELCPVWRFDWPLASDLVNAMVGCQGASRAPERGFTRLEGRLLAHLCHELHGAWLTSWPIKSPVPDFWRALRGSSDLAGPNPDEWAGVCLAATGPSLHGQIDIHIPLRLARLPAPPSVRDSASPPTLGTPSPLVRSAPVTVTVGLTRWRTSLRELMSLQTGALVDLGVPTEGLLPLCVGGTPRLRVRPGVHEGYLSVQVVGPLEP; translated from the coding sequence ATGCATGGCTCTGCCTCCACACCACCACAGGTGCAGCCCTACGACCTGAGCCGGCCCTGTCCCTTGCGGCCGGAGGAGCTATCACGTCTTCAGGTCGCCGCCGCTGACTTCACCCGCAGCTTCAGCGCCCTCGCCGGGGAGTACCTCGGAGTGTCGGCGCAGTTCCACGTCCGCTCCGTGGGGCGCAGTGACAACCTGCTCTCAGCGACCGGCGACTCCTCCGTGTGGGTTGTCGCCTCCGGACTCGAGAGCGAGCTCTGCCCCGTGTGGCGCTTCGACTGGCCGCTGGCCTCCGACCTGGTCAACGCGATGGTCGGCTGCCAGGGAGCCTCGCGTGCCCCTGAGCGCGGCTTCACGCGGCTGGAGGGTCGGCTCCTGGCCCATCTGTGCCACGAACTCCATGGCGCCTGGCTTACCTCGTGGCCGATCAAAAGCCCCGTCCCGGACTTCTGGCGGGCCCTGCGTGGCAGCTCCGACCTTGCCGGGCCCAATCCCGACGAGTGGGCCGGAGTCTGCCTGGCAGCCACCGGTCCTTCCCTGCACGGCCAGATCGACATCCACATTCCGCTGCGGCTGGCACGACTTCCCGCGCCTCCCTCGGTAAGGGACAGCGCGAGTCCGCCAACCCTGGGGACTCCTTCGCCCCTGGTTCGTTCAGCCCCAGTGACCGTCACCGTCGGGCTGACACGTTGGCGAACCAGCCTGCGCGAGCTCATGAGCCTGCAGACCGGGGCGCTGGTTGACCTCGGCGTGCCGACAGAGGGTCTCCTACCCCTGTGTGTTGGCGGCACCCCGAGGCTGAGGGTCCGTCCCGGTGTCCATGAAGGCTACCTCTCCGTCCAGGTGGTCGGCCCCTTGGAGCCCTGA
- a CDS encoding response regulator produces MTREPCRVLVVDDSWYIQQLVAAALEPMGYEVLLAGTIQAALETYHRERPDVVLMDLVLPHSDGLSGIARLREIDPQVRVVVLSGLTDDAIRRTAQEAGASVFLSKPLSTSRLIEAIEASQFGDAPVAQGLQASG; encoded by the coding sequence ATGACACGCGAGCCGTGTCGCGTCCTGGTGGTTGACGACTCGTGGTATATCCAGCAGCTTGTGGCTGCGGCCCTGGAGCCCATGGGGTATGAGGTCCTCCTCGCCGGCACGATCCAGGCGGCCCTCGAGACCTACCACCGAGAGCGCCCCGACGTGGTCCTTATGGACCTGGTCTTGCCCCATAGTGACGGCCTGTCCGGGATCGCCCGCCTTCGTGAGATCGATCCGCAGGTGCGGGTAGTGGTTCTCAGTGGCCTCACTGATGACGCCATCCGCAGGACGGCCCAGGAGGCCGGTGCGAGTGTCTTCCTCTCGAAGCCCCTCAGTACCAGCCGGCTGATCGAGGCCATCGAAGCCTCTCAGTTCGGCGACGCCCCTGTGGCACAGGGATTGCAGGCATCCGGGTAG
- a CDS encoding flagellar basal body protein, whose protein sequence is MLRETSSAALQSAMKGTQQRLEAIADNLANAETPGHGRLQVDFEDALHEAIRKEHSEGVGTAAGSETEGAVDRVQAQVTRRPARSSDATTADPEGDLTALGETTLRFDALARALTKKLRMLRTAIAGGGQG, encoded by the coding sequence ATGCTCCGAGAGACTTCCTCAGCCGCCCTGCAGAGCGCAATGAAAGGGACGCAGCAGCGCCTCGAAGCGATTGCCGACAACCTGGCAAACGCAGAGACACCGGGACACGGCCGCCTGCAGGTGGACTTTGAGGACGCCCTGCACGAGGCAATCCGGAAGGAGCACTCCGAGGGCGTTGGCACCGCGGCCGGCTCGGAGACTGAGGGAGCAGTGGACCGTGTGCAAGCCCAGGTCACGCGGAGGCCGGCTCGGAGCAGCGACGCTACCACGGCCGACCCTGAGGGTGATCTGACGGCACTCGGGGAGACCACTCTCCGCTTCGATGCACTGGCCCGAGCACTCACCAAGAAACTGCGAATGCTGCGCACCGCGATCGCCGGAGGCGGACAAGGATGA
- the flgC gene encoding flagellar basal body rod protein FlgC has protein sequence MSLSRAMDISATGLTAERTRIETIAQNIANVETVVDGGQPYRRREVVLASQSGFGPNIAGSLGKASTAGGVRVAAIREDTTPPLLVYRPEDPAADAQGYVHLSNVNLPMEMVDMVSATRAYEANAAAFRAGKETVRRTLDILR, from the coding sequence ATGAGTCTTTCACGCGCCATGGACATCAGCGCGACGGGTCTGACGGCGGAGCGAACCCGGATCGAGACCATTGCCCAGAACATCGCCAACGTGGAAACGGTGGTGGATGGCGGGCAGCCCTACCGGCGCCGAGAAGTCGTGCTGGCCTCGCAGTCTGGGTTCGGCCCAAACATTGCCGGAAGCCTGGGCAAGGCTAGTACTGCGGGCGGAGTGCGCGTGGCTGCTATCCGTGAGGACACGACGCCGCCCTTGCTGGTGTATCGTCCGGAGGACCCGGCGGCTGATGCCCAGGGCTATGTGCACCTGTCCAATGTGAACCTGCCGATGGAGATGGTTGACATGGTCTCTGCGACCCGTGCCTACGAGGCGAATGCGGCAGCCTTCAGGGCCGGCAAGGAGACCGTTCGTCGCACGCTGGATATCCTGCGCTGA
- the fliE gene encoding flagellar hook-basal body complex protein FliE, giving the protein MRIDPRIKINETLPATDLPGPLSPLAPRPQTRTGETSTPVLSRLTDALRQVNELQQTADVQAEKLATGKAGNVQDVVVALEQADLALQLTVQVTQKAVDAYREVSRMQV; this is encoded by the coding sequence ATGCGAATTGACCCTCGCATCAAGATCAACGAGACGCTGCCCGCGACCGACCTGCCGGGGCCACTGTCGCCGCTGGCTCCGCGGCCCCAGACGCGAACCGGCGAGACGTCGACCCCGGTGCTGTCGCGCCTGACGGACGCCCTGCGCCAGGTGAACGAGTTGCAGCAGACGGCCGATGTGCAGGCCGAGAAGCTGGCGACCGGCAAGGCCGGCAATGTACAGGATGTGGTGGTGGCCCTGGAGCAAGCGGACCTGGCGCTGCAGTTGACGGTGCAGGTGACCCAGAAGGCCGTCGACGCGTACCGCGAAGTCAGTCGGATGCAGGTCTAG
- the fliF gene encoding flagellar basal-body MS-ring/collar protein FliF — protein MLEQLRTGWDNLSSRQRLVLVLAAAGTVIGLVAVTLWSSRPSYSTLYSGLSEEDAAAVVEELQTGKVAYRLSAAGGRIEVPTTALYETRLSLAGKGMPSRNGVGFELFDKSTLPGTDFSNTVNLQRALQGELSRTICSLSEVKSARVHLTIPHESLYRDQSPPTASVMLDLGPTGSLRPEQVKGIVYLVASAVEDLNPREVTVVDTQGELLSGDGAGPDLAETVFSTSKAYGEALTQRLQSMMDVMFGPRKTIVRAQAELNLDAEEVDQERVEPAGPEQKPAVSREHATEETYSGTDDVAGGVSGVPSNLLGTQTASGSGGKGAYRNSEETREYEFSKTKMVRKNRPGRVTRLTVAAVVDESLAAQGVDRVRDVLTAAAGVDLTRGDSIVVRPMKLKSAELADQEDKLAQATALTQERRATLDMLLRRGLPLVIVCVLLAVLVRTAAELRQAALARQEAPPISDEFFPMPEVAAEEEDASYDEEAVSSEEEATRMRERTYIAELQRVAREQPDILADELRNLVSGADGP, from the coding sequence ATGCTCGAACAACTCCGAACAGGCTGGGACAACCTGTCGTCCCGTCAGCGCCTCGTGCTCGTACTCGCGGCTGCCGGCACGGTCATCGGCCTCGTAGCCGTGACCCTGTGGTCGTCGCGTCCCTCGTACTCGACCCTGTACTCAGGGCTCTCGGAGGAGGACGCGGCGGCCGTCGTCGAGGAGCTGCAGACCGGGAAGGTCGCCTATCGTCTCAGTGCGGCCGGAGGGCGCATCGAGGTGCCGACCACGGCGCTGTATGAGACGCGCCTGTCCCTGGCGGGAAAGGGCATGCCCTCGCGCAACGGCGTAGGGTTTGAGCTTTTCGACAAGTCAACGCTTCCCGGCACCGACTTCTCGAATACCGTGAACCTGCAGCGTGCTCTCCAGGGCGAACTGAGCCGGACGATCTGCTCGCTGTCGGAAGTGAAGTCGGCGCGGGTGCACCTGACGATCCCCCACGAGAGTCTCTACCGCGACCAGAGCCCACCGACGGCCTCGGTGATGCTGGACCTGGGGCCGACCGGCTCGCTGCGTCCGGAACAGGTGAAGGGGATCGTGTACCTGGTCGCCAGCGCGGTTGAGGACCTGAACCCGCGCGAGGTGACTGTGGTGGATACGCAGGGCGAATTGCTCTCCGGTGACGGGGCCGGTCCAGACCTCGCGGAGACTGTGTTCTCCACCTCCAAGGCCTACGGGGAGGCGCTGACGCAGCGGCTGCAGAGCATGATGGACGTGATGTTCGGACCGCGCAAGACGATTGTGCGTGCGCAGGCGGAGCTCAACCTCGATGCGGAAGAGGTAGACCAGGAGCGTGTAGAGCCTGCCGGTCCCGAGCAAAAACCGGCGGTCTCCCGCGAGCATGCGACCGAGGAGACCTACAGCGGAACAGATGACGTCGCAGGCGGTGTCAGTGGCGTGCCCTCGAACTTGCTGGGAACGCAGACCGCCTCCGGCAGCGGTGGCAAGGGCGCATACCGCAACAGCGAGGAGACCCGCGAGTACGAGTTCTCGAAGACCAAGATGGTGCGCAAGAACCGGCCGGGGCGTGTGACGCGACTGACCGTGGCGGCCGTGGTTGACGAGAGTCTGGCCGCCCAGGGCGTCGATCGAGTACGCGACGTCCTTACCGCCGCAGCCGGAGTCGACCTGACCCGAGGCGACTCGATTGTCGTGCGGCCGATGAAGCTTAAGTCGGCGGAGCTGGCCGATCAGGAGGACAAGCTGGCTCAAGCGACTGCCCTCACCCAGGAGCGACGGGCGACGCTGGACATGCTGCTGCGCCGAGGTCTGCCGCTGGTGATCGTGTGCGTGCTGCTGGCGGTGCTGGTGCGGACGGCGGCCGAGCTGCGCCAGGCGGCCCTGGCCCGTCAGGAGGCGCCGCCGATCTCGGACGAGTTCTTCCCGATGCCAGAGGTCGCTGCCGAAGAGGAGGACGCCTCCTACGACGAAGAGGCCGTCAGCTCCGAGGAAGAGGCCACCCGGATGCGTGAGCGTACCTACATCGCTGAGCTTCAGCGCGTAGCTCGGGAGCAGCCGGATATCCTGGCTGATGAACTGCGCAACCTCGTTAGTGGAGCCGATGGCCCATGA
- a CDS encoding FliH/SctL family protein → MSTPASTRPFRLWEEDLPVLSETRRETRADTAPEQEPDPALAAAAAKALLEQAQGEADRLRSEAEEQAAETLADAEERVRAAETEARDAAAKAVATQAEQTVRELSQVLQEDLAERFQERWQELEREAGRLCIELAESILRRKIADDDQVVVETVRAGLARMSSARDITVRVSPEAEGVLDRARESLRADLPASVSIRVMTDEAISPGGALLTSSHGEMDLRIESQLARLKEAAQQALTQEVRP, encoded by the coding sequence ATGAGCACCCCTGCATCTACCAGGCCCTTTCGCCTGTGGGAGGAGGACCTGCCGGTCCTCTCGGAGACGCGAAGGGAAACCCGCGCGGACACCGCTCCGGAACAGGAGCCCGATCCTGCGCTGGCCGCCGCTGCCGCGAAGGCACTGCTTGAGCAGGCGCAAGGGGAAGCGGACCGTCTCCGAAGCGAAGCCGAGGAGCAGGCAGCCGAGACGCTCGCCGACGCCGAGGAGAGAGTCCGGGCAGCGGAGACTGAAGCACGAGATGCCGCCGCGAAGGCTGTGGCGACGCAGGCTGAACAGACCGTCCGCGAGTTGTCGCAGGTGCTGCAAGAGGATCTGGCTGAGAGGTTTCAGGAGCGGTGGCAGGAGTTGGAGAGGGAGGCCGGTCGGCTGTGCATCGAGCTAGCCGAGAGCATCCTGCGCCGCAAGATCGCCGACGACGACCAGGTCGTGGTGGAGACGGTTCGTGCAGGGCTTGCGCGGATGTCCTCCGCCAGGGACATCACCGTGCGGGTCAGTCCGGAAGCCGAAGGTGTGCTGGATCGTGCTCGCGAGAGCCTTCGGGCGGACCTGCCGGCCTCCGTATCGATCCGCGTGATGACCGACGAGGCGATCAGCCCCGGCGGTGCACTCCTGACGAGTTCACACGGCGAGATGGACCTGCGAATCGAGTCGCAGCTCGCGCGCCTCAAGGAAGCGGCTCAGCAGGCACTGACGCAGGAGGTCCGACCGTGA
- a CDS encoding FliI/YscN family ATPase: MTYLARVAERLHETPTVRPAGTVARSIGLLLESVGPPARVGEKCLVHAGEDRPPVVCEVVGFTDERLLLMPFEEVRDIGAGSRVESTGGALSVPVSEEMLGRVLDGLGEPIDGLGPIRATTQYPVNNDPPPALSRRKISRALPLGVRALDGLLTCGVGQRMGIFAGPGVGKSSLLGMIARNTQADVNVIALIGERGREVGEFVERDLGPEGLQRSVVVAATSDRPPVLRMRGAQVATAIAEYFRDSGRDVLLLMDSITRFAWAQREVGLATGEPPTRNGYTPSVFAALPRLLERAGNSATGSITALYTVLVDGDDMNEPVAGAARATLDGHIVLSRRLAQRGHYPAIDVLDSVSRVMPQICSSEHMLMAQEIRACTAAYHESEDLINLGAYVGGSNPRVDRAIGLKEPIDGLLRQPSGEVSGFEDTLTAMEEILSIPAMAPMAGGKGR, translated from the coding sequence GTGACCTATCTTGCGCGCGTCGCTGAGCGCCTCCATGAGACGCCCACGGTCAGGCCGGCAGGGACGGTCGCTCGCAGTATCGGCCTGCTGCTGGAGTCGGTCGGGCCACCGGCGCGGGTAGGGGAGAAGTGCCTGGTACATGCCGGTGAGGATCGGCCGCCGGTGGTGTGCGAGGTCGTGGGCTTCACGGACGAGCGGCTGCTGCTGATGCCCTTTGAGGAGGTGCGGGATATCGGCGCGGGCAGTCGCGTGGAGTCGACCGGTGGGGCGTTGTCGGTTCCCGTGTCCGAGGAGATGCTGGGACGAGTGCTGGATGGACTGGGCGAGCCGATCGATGGGCTCGGGCCGATCCGGGCGACGACCCAGTATCCGGTCAACAACGATCCGCCGCCGGCGCTGTCGCGCAGGAAGATCAGCCGAGCGCTGCCTCTGGGCGTGCGGGCGCTCGACGGCCTGCTGACCTGCGGCGTTGGTCAGCGCATGGGAATCTTCGCCGGTCCCGGTGTGGGGAAGAGTTCGCTCCTGGGGATGATCGCCCGCAACACGCAGGCGGACGTGAACGTGATTGCGCTGATTGGTGAGCGTGGGCGCGAGGTCGGCGAGTTCGTCGAACGCGACCTGGGACCCGAAGGGCTGCAGCGCTCCGTGGTGGTAGCAGCGACCAGCGACCGGCCTCCCGTGCTGCGGATGCGAGGAGCTCAGGTTGCGACCGCGATTGCCGAGTACTTCCGTGATAGCGGCCGCGACGTGCTGCTACTGATGGACTCGATCACGCGGTTTGCCTGGGCCCAGCGTGAGGTCGGTCTTGCCACGGGGGAACCGCCTACTCGCAACGGGTACACGCCCTCGGTCTTTGCGGCACTGCCTCGTCTCTTGGAGCGTGCCGGGAACAGTGCGACGGGCAGCATCACCGCCCTGTACACGGTCCTCGTGGATGGCGACGACATGAATGAGCCGGTCGCCGGGGCAGCCCGGGCTACGCTGGATGGGCATATCGTCTTGTCGCGACGGCTGGCGCAGCGGGGCCACTACCCCGCCATCGACGTTCTCGACAGCGTCAGCCGGGTGATGCCCCAGATCTGTTCCTCCGAGCACATGCTTATGGCGCAGGAGATTCGCGCCTGCACGGCGGCCTACCACGAGTCCGAAGACCTCATCAACCTGGGAGCCTATGTGGGCGGGTCGAATCCGCGGGTCGACAGAGCCATCGGTCTGAAGGAGCCTATTGATGGTCTGCTGCGCCAGCCGAGCGGCGAAGTGTCGGGCTTCGAGGACACCCTCACAGCCATGGAGGAGATCCTGAGCATCCCGGCGATGGCTCCGATGGCAGGCGGCAAGGGGCGCTGA
- a CDS encoding flagellar export protein FliJ, whose protein sequence is MPERPYRLDGLLRLRRHQEDNAQVELADAQRRTLEVQAELDEVLEGHRSAVDQLQEGPATQNVAALQAGYAHLQILQGREAQSRSQLGRALEEQEVKREGMVAAHRATRTIEQLRERALERYRQELDQEEQRESDEVGAGIAARKVLQQQDPGGRDQT, encoded by the coding sequence ATGCCAGAACGTCCCTACCGGCTTGACGGCCTCCTGCGGCTTCGGAGGCACCAGGAAGACAATGCGCAGGTGGAGCTGGCCGACGCTCAGCGCCGGACGCTCGAGGTACAGGCGGAGCTCGACGAAGTGCTTGAGGGTCACAGGAGCGCGGTGGATCAGTTGCAGGAGGGGCCTGCCACGCAGAATGTCGCAGCCTTACAGGCGGGCTATGCGCACCTGCAGATTCTCCAGGGGCGAGAGGCGCAATCGAGGTCACAACTGGGTCGGGCGCTGGAGGAGCAGGAAGTGAAGAGAGAGGGCATGGTTGCCGCTCACCGTGCGACACGGACCATCGAGCAGTTGCGCGAGCGGGCCCTGGAGCGATACCGGCAGGAGCTCGACCAGGAAGAGCAGCGCGAGAGTGATGAGGTCGGAGCCGGCATCGCGGCGCGAAAGGTCCTGCAGCAACAAGACCCAGGGGGGAGAGATCAGACGTGA
- a CDS encoding lytic transglycosylase domain-containing protein, which translates to MILGLPGVLARIEEIEGLLGSEPKAAPTTAGQAPGPDFAEALSNAAQTTTGSSAKASAYDGLIRQAAQKYGIEEKVIRAVIRAESDYNPRCVSRAGAQGLMQLMPENCRDYGVTDPFDPGQNIDAGVHQLKDMLSRFGQLDLALAAYNAGPGAVKRYGGVPPYRETQAYVRKILGWLAEG; encoded by the coding sequence GTGATACTGGGACTGCCGGGCGTCCTGGCTCGCATCGAAGAGATTGAGGGCCTGCTTGGAAGTGAACCCAAAGCAGCGCCTACAACCGCCGGACAGGCCCCAGGGCCTGACTTCGCCGAGGCGCTGAGCAACGCTGCACAGACCACAACGGGAAGCAGTGCCAAGGCCAGTGCCTACGACGGGCTGATTCGACAGGCGGCTCAGAAGTACGGCATCGAAGAGAAGGTCATCCGGGCGGTGATCCGGGCCGAATCGGACTACAACCCCCGGTGCGTATCACGAGCCGGAGCCCAGGGCCTGATGCAGCTCATGCCGGAGAACTGCCGGGACTACGGGGTGACCGACCCCTTCGACCCCGGCCAGAACATCGACGCCGGGGTGCACCAGCTCAAGGACATGCTTTCGAGGTTCGGGCAGCTTGACCTGGCGCTCGCGGCCTACAACGCGGGGCCGGGCGCAGTGAAGCGGTACGGCGGCGTACCCCCCTACCGCGAGACACAGGCCTATGTACGCAAGATCCTGGGATGGCTGGCCGAGGGCTGA
- a CDS encoding flagellar hook capping FlgD N-terminal domain-containing protein → MQVSAVSSAQASSTGATSSPSSVSTETFLTLLTEQLRHQDPMEPMSGEQMLSQMSQLTMVSEVVKLGTAMQSMATVQGVTGMASLVGRTVEWKDTEAGTSGSGVVTQVQRTSDGWQACIGNQTVPLDAISSIA, encoded by the coding sequence ATGCAGGTATCGGCCGTGAGCAGTGCCCAGGCAAGCAGCACCGGCGCCACGAGCTCCCCCTCGAGCGTATCGACGGAGACCTTTCTCACGCTACTGACCGAGCAGTTGCGCCACCAGGACCCGATGGAGCCGATGTCCGGGGAGCAGATGCTGTCGCAGATGTCGCAGCTCACCATGGTCAGTGAGGTGGTGAAGCTGGGGACGGCGATGCAGTCGATGGCGACGGTGCAAGGCGTGACCGGGATGGCGTCGCTGGTCGGCCGGACCGTTGAGTGGAAGGATACGGAGGCCGGCACCAGCGGCTCGGGTGTGGTGACGCAGGTGCAGCGCACCAGCGACGGCTGGCAGGCCTGCATCGGCAACCAGACGGTGCCGCTGGACGCGATCAGTTCGATCGCCTAG
- a CDS encoding HAMP domain-containing sensor histidine kinase translates to MGAGDRTQGSPTLRADSGRLLALHERILRRSYGAGSYDSALQGVASELSAEIPHRACCLEAVDAQCRPLRRLAVWPGGDGAALAPVAGTDTSGEQVSLVGGGRPVTSGTRPGWHLSFLAPSGMEYEPRHQSLLRNLAPSLEVAFEVSAAAPESQAQLGGAGVEPLEMLDLVCGALAHDVRNILGGILGAIELHRVGGGSEEAVFDALRRRAVEGVATVDAMTARLRGLSQGRESCLDLAQVVGEVAQDARGILASCGDRDRCEITLDLETGWARVDPSAMRRAVAAVVFNAVRATRDGGRVEIRTGTRRTRAFVEVRDEGVGLPQEALHLVRQPFYTSAPDCHWGLGLTIAEGVVRRAGGSLGLQAAPGSGTTVTLNLPLAVDDR, encoded by the coding sequence ATGGGTGCCGGGGATCGCACTCAGGGCAGTCCGACCCTTCGCGCGGACAGTGGCCGACTCCTGGCCCTACATGAGCGGATTCTGCGCCGTTCCTATGGGGCGGGCAGCTACGACTCGGCCTTGCAGGGCGTGGCCTCGGAGTTGTCCGCCGAGATCCCGCACCGGGCGTGCTGCCTGGAGGCGGTAGACGCTCAGTGCCGCCCTTTGCGACGGCTGGCAGTGTGGCCCGGTGGCGACGGAGCGGCTCTCGCACCCGTGGCTGGGACAGACACTTCCGGCGAGCAGGTTTCCCTGGTGGGAGGTGGACGCCCGGTGACCAGTGGGACACGCCCTGGCTGGCACCTGTCCTTCCTGGCACCCTCGGGCATGGAGTACGAGCCCCGGCACCAGTCCTTGCTGAGGAATCTCGCACCCTCGCTGGAGGTGGCCTTTGAGGTTTCGGCGGCTGCACCTGAGTCGCAGGCGCAACTGGGCGGCGCCGGGGTCGAGCCGCTGGAGATGCTGGACCTCGTGTGCGGGGCTCTGGCTCATGATGTGCGCAACATCCTCGGCGGGATTCTGGGCGCCATTGAGTTGCACCGGGTCGGTGGCGGCTCGGAGGAGGCGGTGTTCGATGCCCTGCGCCGCCGTGCGGTGGAGGGTGTCGCAACGGTGGACGCGATGACTGCGCGCCTCCGGGGTCTGTCGCAGGGGCGCGAGAGCTGCCTCGACCTCGCACAAGTGGTCGGTGAGGTCGCGCAGGATGCGCGGGGGATTCTGGCCTCCTGCGGCGACCGTGACCGCTGCGAGATCACCCTTGACCTGGAGACGGGATGGGCACGGGTCGATCCGTCAGCAATGCGCCGGGCAGTGGCCGCCGTGGTGTTCAACGCGGTGCGTGCAACCCGCGACGGTGGCCGGGTCGAGATCCGCACGGGTACTCGGCGAACCCGGGCCTTCGTGGAGGTGCGCGACGAAGGTGTGGGCCTGCCCCAGGAGGCGCTGCACCTGGTGCGACAACCCTTTTACACTTCGGCGCCCGACTGCCACTGGGGTCTGGGCCTGACAATTGCGGAGGGTGTTGTACGACGGGCAGGTGGAAGCCTGGGTCTGCAGGCCGCACCAGGCAGCGGGACCACGGTTACGCTCAACCTGCCCCTGGCTGTGGACGACAGATAA
- a CDS encoding flagellar hook protein FlgE, which produces MNRALYSGLSGAVAQQSKMDVTANNLANVGTVAFKAARTTFQDAYYQTLRSGSSAQDNVGGVSPTQVGTGVSVGATTIVDAQGAVQNTGQALDAAIDGDGLFTVVGPEGVFYTRDGSFKLDETSTLVMASNGYRVQGWMATDGQVNTGGPLTGLVFPLNTVRPPKATDEVSLCGNLTAGGTNTQSSSVTVYDSLGKTHDLSLTFAPGAGSSWNVTAKFDGGASTALGTVSFDTLGQYSAGGPTVTLAATPTGAAPMSMAIDVSKLTQFASGVAVSATDQNGYGAASLKEVNVNDGGIVQGSYADGRSMTLGQLAVATFANVSGLAHSGSNLFQSSPSSGLAQIGAASEGGRGAVVGRSLEQSSADLTSSFLDMLITQRAYQASTRVISTASSLIQDAIQLADR; this is translated from the coding sequence ATGAATCGAGCGCTCTACTCGGGACTGTCCGGTGCGGTGGCGCAGCAGTCGAAGATGGACGTGACGGCGAACAACCTGGCGAACGTCGGCACCGTTGCCTTCAAGGCGGCGCGCACCACCTTCCAGGATGCGTACTATCAGACCTTGCGCAGCGGCAGTAGCGCGCAGGACAACGTCGGCGGAGTCTCGCCCACGCAGGTGGGTACGGGCGTCTCAGTCGGGGCTACCACTATCGTTGACGCTCAGGGCGCGGTACAGAACACCGGCCAAGCTCTGGACGCAGCGATCGACGGCGACGGGCTGTTCACGGTCGTGGGACCGGAGGGTGTGTTCTACACGCGAGATGGGTCTTTCAAGCTGGATGAGACCAGCACGCTGGTGATGGCCTCCAACGGGTACCGCGTGCAGGGCTGGATGGCCACCGACGGACAGGTCAATACCGGCGGGCCGCTCACGGGTCTGGTCTTCCCGCTGAACACGGTACGGCCGCCGAAGGCGACGGACGAGGTCTCCTTGTGCGGCAACCTGACGGCCGGAGGCACCAACACGCAGAGCTCCTCGGTGACCGTGTACGACTCCCTGGGCAAGACGCACGACCTGAGCCTGACCTTCGCCCCCGGGGCCGGCTCCTCATGGAATGTGACGGCGAAGTTTGACGGCGGCGCCTCGACAGCGCTCGGCACGGTGAGCTTCGACACCCTGGGGCAGTACTCGGCAGGCGGCCCGACTGTGACATTGGCAGCGACTCCTACCGGAGCGGCGCCGATGAGCATGGCGATCGACGTGTCAAAGCTGACGCAGTTCGCTTCGGGGGTCGCGGTGTCGGCCACAGACCAGAACGGCTATGGTGCCGCCTCGCTCAAGGAAGTCAACGTGAACGACGGCGGGATCGTGCAGGGCAGCTATGCCGACGGCCGCTCCATGACCCTCGGGCAGCTTGCCGTGGCCACCTTCGCGAACGTGAGCGGCCTGGCCCACAGTGGCAGCAACCTGTTCCAGAGCTCTCCCTCGTCGGGACTGGCACAGATTGGCGCTGCCTCAGAGGGTGGCCGTGGAGCCGTCGTCGGCCGGTCGCTGGAGCAGTCCAGCGCGGACCTGACCAGTTCCTTCCTCGACATGTTGATCACCCAGCGGGCCTACCAGGCCAGCACGCGAGTGATCTCGACCGCGAGCAGCCTGATCCAGGACGCAATCCAGCTCGCAGACCGGTAG
- a CDS encoding flagellar FlbD family protein: MIRLTRLNGSNLVVNALLIERIETTPDTVIRLTTGNQYVVRETAEEVRDLAIQFLHDIRDSGQNPVAVGQLARVIR; this comes from the coding sequence ATGATCCGACTCACACGCCTGAATGGGTCGAACCTCGTCGTGAACGCCCTTCTGATCGAGCGCATCGAGACCACGCCGGACACGGTGATCCGTTTGACGACGGGCAACCAGTATGTCGTGAGGGAGACGGCGGAGGAAGTGCGGGACCTGGCGATCCAGTTCCTGCACGACATCCGCGACTCCGGTCAGAACCCGGTGGCGGTGGGTCAACTGGCTCGCGTAATCCGCTGA